The Chrysiogenia bacterium genome includes a window with the following:
- a CDS encoding YihY/virulence factor BrkB family protein gives MAHQEELLADAAQLSFYFTFALYPALLALLSIVAQLEIGAVDEALFNLFATILPEDVIPLVVGNVQHIVSQPGGTLVGASLALSLGATLRAVRAVGRILNRAAGEPETRSMWMQLLQQVLAMSLIGGFVISVALWTGILRNYLGHLDYAWVDFAWVLLKWALLVGIFMGAVSLLYALAPAGKQEWRLAAPGPLVAGLAWTGSSIVLRKAAAGLIDYHVFYGSVGTTILLMVWIYLTSICVLVGGHFEARARAHVAASHAAEESAEAELTGNRPPPEV, from the coding sequence GTGGCCCACCAGGAAGAGCTGCTGGCCGATGCCGCGCAGCTCTCCTTCTATTTCACCTTCGCCCTCTACCCGGCGCTCCTGGCGCTGCTGAGCATCGTCGCCCAGCTCGAAATCGGCGCCGTCGACGAGGCGCTCTTCAACCTCTTCGCCACCATCCTGCCCGAGGACGTCATCCCGCTGGTGGTCGGCAACGTCCAGCACATCGTGAGCCAGCCCGGCGGCACGCTGGTGGGCGCCTCGCTGGCCCTCTCGCTGGGTGCCACCCTGCGCGCGGTGCGCGCGGTGGGCCGCATTTTGAACCGCGCTGCCGGGGAGCCCGAGACCCGGTCAATGTGGATGCAGCTTCTCCAGCAGGTCCTGGCCATGTCGCTCATCGGCGGCTTTGTCATCAGCGTGGCGCTCTGGACCGGCATTCTGCGCAACTACCTGGGCCACCTCGACTACGCGTGGGTGGACTTCGCCTGGGTCCTGCTCAAGTGGGCGCTGTTGGTGGGTATCTTCATGGGCGCGGTCTCCCTGCTCTATGCGCTCGCACCGGCCGGAAAGCAGGAGTGGCGCCTTGCCGCGCCGGGACCGCTCGTGGCGGGCCTTGCCTGGACGGGCAGCAGCATCGTGCTGCGCAAGGCGGCCGCCGGGCTGATCGACTATCACGTTTTCTACGGCTCGGTGGGAACGACGATCCTGCTGATGGTGTGGATCTACCTCACCAGCATCTGCGTCCTGGTGGGCGGCCACTTCGAGGCACGCGCCCGCGCCCACGTTGCGGCCAGCCATGCGGCAGAAGAAAGCGCCGAGGCCGAGCTCACCGGCAATCGCCCGCCCCCCGAGGTTTGA
- a CDS encoding BtrH N-terminal domain-containing protein: MSFVLPNYQHARGRHCGSGSLANLCRYAGHPLSEPMVIGLGASLGFIYMENSAMSPGRVFFPRNNTLEQDFCRHAGVKLEVHREKDQHAAWEGARNALEAGLPVMLNSDIYELHYFGSRTHFNGHKTLLVGHDEKGAIISDTEFDEIQHEPLDTLAKARSSKYPPSLAGDSPWYTFAFEKSLRPLERAIPEAIADQATKMLSAKGNFGCGGMDMAGERLGKWGEAEDWQWAARFAYQIIERRGTGGGGFRKMYAEFLAESRELVPAIADARLDELMAKIAADWTALGEECKRLSEREEPGDFSEAAERMRELAGEERAFFESAAKHFAS; the protein is encoded by the coding sequence ATGAGTTTTGTCTTGCCCAATTACCAGCACGCGCGCGGCCGCCACTGCGGCTCGGGTTCATTGGCGAACCTGTGCCGCTATGCGGGCCACCCGCTTTCAGAACCCATGGTGATCGGCCTGGGCGCCTCACTCGGATTCATCTACATGGAGAACTCCGCCATGTCGCCGGGCCGGGTGTTCTTCCCGCGCAACAACACACTCGAACAGGACTTCTGCCGCCACGCAGGCGTGAAACTGGAGGTCCACCGCGAGAAGGACCAGCACGCCGCCTGGGAAGGCGCGCGCAATGCGCTCGAAGCGGGCCTGCCGGTCATGCTCAACTCCGACATCTACGAGCTGCACTACTTCGGCTCGCGCACCCACTTCAACGGGCACAAGACCCTGCTCGTGGGGCACGACGAAAAGGGCGCGATCATCTCCGACACCGAGTTCGACGAGATCCAGCACGAACCTCTCGACACTTTGGCCAAGGCGCGCAGCTCGAAGTACCCGCCCTCCCTTGCGGGTGACAGCCCCTGGTACACCTTCGCCTTTGAGAAATCCCTGCGCCCGCTCGAGCGCGCCATCCCCGAGGCCATCGCCGATCAGGCAACAAAGATGCTGAGCGCCAAGGGCAACTTCGGCTGCGGCGGCATGGACATGGCCGGCGAACGCCTCGGCAAATGGGGCGAGGCCGAAGACTGGCAGTGGGCCGCGCGCTTTGCCTATCAGATCATCGAGCGCCGCGGCACCGGTGGCGGCGGCTTCCGGAAAATGTATGCCGAGTTCCTGGCCGAATCCCGCGAGCTTGTCCCGGCAATTGCCGATGCGCGGCTCGACGAACTGATGGCGAAAATCGCCGCCGACTGGACCGCGCTGGGCGAAGAGTGCAAACGCCTCAGCGAGCGCGAGGAGCCCGGCGACTTCAGCGAGGCCGCCGAGCGGATGCGCGAGCTGGCCGGCGAAGAGCGCGCCTTCTTCGAATCGGCCGCAAAACATTTCGCATCCTAG
- a CDS encoding alpha/beta hydrolase, protein MSDSTDKYFTVVRGLKLHYVEWGDPKNPPLLLLHGWMDIARSWDQVAPALAEHFHVLALDFRGHGLSDYPGAGGYYHFPNYVYDVSRMVEDVLGGGPIHLVGHSMGGMVSSLYAGTFPEKVARYVNMEGFGPQKMEPAAAPARFGEWIRGLSRQLKKEPRPYETLEEAADKLCKSNPRLSREFGLHLARHGTARGDDGKYRWRFDPLHKTRNPQPFYVEQAKEFWKRIDCPTLIVVGADSRFQQIIPDWRERVEAYRHGRVVEIPDCGHMIHHERPKELLAEIVPFLTGKSD, encoded by the coding sequence TTGAGTGATTCAACCGACAAGTATTTCACCGTTGTTCGCGGGCTGAAGCTCCACTACGTCGAGTGGGGCGATCCGAAGAACCCGCCGCTCCTGTTGCTGCACGGATGGATGGACATTGCGCGCTCCTGGGACCAGGTCGCGCCCGCGCTGGCCGAGCACTTCCACGTGCTGGCCCTCGACTTTCGCGGCCACGGGCTCTCCGACTATCCCGGCGCTGGCGGCTACTACCACTTTCCCAACTACGTCTATGACGTCAGTCGCATGGTGGAAGATGTTCTTGGCGGCGGGCCGATCCATCTGGTCGGGCACTCCATGGGCGGCATGGTGAGCTCTCTCTATGCCGGGACCTTTCCCGAGAAGGTCGCGCGCTACGTCAACATGGAGGGCTTCGGCCCGCAGAAAATGGAGCCCGCGGCAGCACCCGCGCGCTTTGGCGAGTGGATCCGCGGACTGAGCCGCCAGCTCAAGAAAGAGCCGCGCCCCTACGAGACCCTTGAAGAAGCGGCCGACAAACTCTGCAAGTCCAACCCGCGCCTCTCCAGGGAGTTCGGACTGCACCTGGCAAGACACGGCACCGCAAGGGGTGACGACGGCAAGTACCGCTGGCGCTTCGACCCGCTGCACAAGACCCGCAACCCGCAGCCCTTCTACGTCGAACAGGCCAAGGAATTCTGGAAGCGCATCGATTGCCCAACGCTCATCGTCGTGGGCGCCGACAGTCGCTTCCAGCAGATCATCCCCGACTGGCGGGAGCGCGTAGAGGCCTACAGGCATGGTCGCGTCGTCGAAATTCCCGACTGCGGCCACATGATCCACCACGAGCGCCCCAAAGAGCTGCTCGCGGAAATCGTTCCCTTTCTGACGGGCAAGAGTGACTGA
- a CDS encoding peptide deformylase — MAVREITKLGNPILRQRAAEVTPAEIAAPETRQLIDDMIETMREASGAGIAAPQVSVSKRIVLVEVGHNRRYPDAPQIPLTVFINPEIEPLTDVREPGWEGCLSVDNLRGIVSRPLKIRVRHLDREGNPCEFIAEGFFARAIQHECDHLDGILYIDRVDDTRTLTQLREFEQYHLAASRETPPE, encoded by the coding sequence ATGGCCGTTCGCGAGATCACCAAGCTGGGCAACCCCATCCTTCGCCAGCGCGCCGCCGAGGTTACGCCAGCCGAGATCGCCGCGCCCGAGACCCGGCAGCTCATCGACGACATGATCGAGACCATGCGCGAGGCGAGCGGCGCGGGCATCGCGGCGCCGCAAGTCTCGGTCTCAAAGCGCATCGTGCTGGTTGAAGTGGGGCATAACCGCCGCTATCCCGACGCGCCGCAAATCCCGCTTACGGTTTTCATCAACCCGGAGATCGAGCCGCTCACCGACGTGCGCGAACCAGGCTGGGAGGGCTGCCTCTCGGTGGACAACCTGCGCGGCATCGTCTCGCGCCCGCTCAAGATTCGAGTGCGCCACCTCGACCGCGAGGGCAACCCCTGCGAGTTCATCGCCGAGGGCTTCTTCGCCCGCGCCATCCAGCACGAGTGCGATCACCTGGACGGCATCCTCTACATCGACCGCGTGGACGACACCCGCACCCTGACCCAGCTCCGCGAGTTCGAGCAGTACCACCTGGCTGCTTCCCGCGAGACCCCGCCCGAATAA
- a CDS encoding LOG family protein has protein sequence MRQHMKDYIEFGKSGAARSVRLLAEYMRAMEAIERLKDHPMVTVFGSARLDEESPGWQLAEEFGKRSVEAGYGVITGGASGVMMAANRGAYEEARKRGLAVEDYSIGCAITLPFEESKNVYLGTQLDFHYFFIRKFFLCAYSRGYFYFDGGGGTRDEFWEIFCLIQTGKMEIVPIVAVGDEAVWKSVKADLQHMAERGTISPPDCNIPVYVETADEAVAELQRFYRRLRQVFYDKINQRIELQLRESLGKDEVKALQKRFADVAEFEWDAGKNALHTTQFNFRSYSDLYDIVDAINEG, from the coding sequence ATGCGCCAACACATGAAAGACTACATCGAGTTCGGAAAATCCGGCGCCGCGCGCAGCGTGCGCCTGCTGGCCGAATACATGCGCGCCATGGAAGCAATCGAGCGCCTCAAGGACCATCCGATGGTCACGGTGTTCGGATCGGCGCGTCTCGATGAGGAAAGCCCCGGCTGGCAACTGGCCGAGGAATTCGGAAAACGCTCGGTTGAAGCGGGATACGGCGTCATCACCGGCGGCGCCTCCGGCGTCATGATGGCGGCCAACCGCGGCGCCTATGAAGAGGCGCGCAAGCGCGGCCTGGCGGTCGAGGACTACTCCATCGGCTGCGCCATCACCCTGCCTTTCGAGGAATCGAAGAACGTCTACCTGGGCACGCAGCTAGACTTTCACTACTTTTTTATCCGGAAGTTCTTTCTGTGCGCCTATTCACGCGGGTATTTCTATTTCGACGGCGGCGGCGGCACACGCGATGAGTTCTGGGAGATCTTCTGCCTGATCCAGACCGGCAAGATGGAGATCGTGCCCATCGTCGCGGTGGGTGATGAAGCGGTCTGGAAGAGCGTGAAGGCGGACCTCCAGCACATGGCGGAGCGCGGCACCATTTCCCCGCCGGACTGCAACATTCCCGTCTATGTCGAGACCGCCGACGAGGCCGTCGCCGAGCTGCAGCGCTTCTACCGGCGCCTGCGCCAGGTCTTCTACGACAAGATCAACCAGCGCATCGAGCTCCAGCTTCGTGAATCGCTGGGCAAGGACGAGGTGAAGGCACTCCAGAAGCGCTTCGCCGACGTCGCCGAGTTTGAATGGGATGCCGGCAAGAATGCGCTGCACACGACGCAGTTCAACTTCCGCTCCTACTCGGACCTCTACGATATTGTGGATGCAATCAACGAGGGCTAG
- a CDS encoding AAA family ATPase: MQIIELVLQGVGRFAASQKIAFKPGLNVIFGPNGSGKSTVARCVHSLLYPASAPDGANLIAWESPQLSRAALTFKGSDGAVYRTIRDFVTGGCTLARANPETKKYESVETGEAAVEARLRELGAPSPQLFASLFLLHEEALPTGGGGFGASSAFDVEGGLASGPSGGGDEGSFFQGNVHVEAHEMTADDKRARIELLKNEIDNASKLEEMQFELDGVESKKFEYEDKLRAIHQMEGRIREGREKLAQFSDVLNIDAELEQRLVRFEKTQESHAQDMAQREQQKIDMGRDLEFDQNSLEPFFKNPIVLGGVGLTVLSIILGIVGSAADINILRKLILLLPVGMGVAGFGYYLWFERSKKVKAAEEKFQELVTSIDEAHRRFDVDSAMVKGLLQKMGVDDVKEILERIRGAKKYKQGVAELESQLEAQRNQPEVKQAIEEMSGLEKRIEELQDQIAQFGGMGMDSTQIKIEIDRLEAELAGGGVTNPGLSSPGLSSPGLGAPAAAGEGSGGGVGALLSAAAEVRGQDPGDFSLEEHDRLLSRIGAFTGSRHPSGELYDGELKLAAGNGQLVEWEKLSNSTKEAAYLAVALGTAETLQSKFPLVWDDIAARFDEERIGSIAGAVKSLVAASLGQAIWMTSRKELAALADHMVRLPK, translated from the coding sequence GTGCAAATCATCGAGTTGGTGCTGCAGGGGGTGGGCCGGTTCGCCGCATCCCAGAAGATTGCATTCAAGCCAGGCCTCAACGTCATTTTCGGTCCGAACGGAAGCGGCAAGAGCACAGTTGCGCGCTGCGTCCACTCGTTGCTCTATCCAGCCAGCGCGCCCGATGGCGCAAACCTCATCGCCTGGGAAAGCCCCCAGCTCTCGCGCGCAGCACTGACCTTCAAGGGAAGCGACGGCGCGGTCTACCGCACCATCCGCGATTTCGTGACCGGTGGCTGCACGCTGGCGCGTGCCAATCCCGAAACCAAGAAATACGAATCGGTAGAGACCGGCGAGGCCGCCGTGGAAGCGCGACTGCGTGAGCTCGGCGCTCCGAGTCCCCAGCTCTTCGCGTCGCTGTTCCTGCTGCATGAGGAAGCGCTGCCCACGGGCGGCGGCGGTTTTGGTGCATCCAGTGCCTTCGACGTCGAGGGTGGGCTGGCAAGCGGTCCGTCCGGTGGTGGCGACGAAGGCTCGTTCTTCCAGGGCAACGTGCACGTCGAGGCCCACGAAATGACCGCCGATGACAAGCGCGCGCGCATCGAGTTGCTCAAGAATGAAATCGACAACGCCAGCAAGCTCGAAGAAATGCAGTTCGAACTCGACGGCGTGGAGTCCAAGAAGTTCGAATACGAGGACAAGCTCCGTGCGATCCATCAGATGGAGGGGCGCATCCGCGAGGGGCGCGAAAAACTCGCGCAGTTCTCCGACGTGCTGAACATCGATGCAGAGCTCGAACAACGCCTCGTTCGTTTCGAGAAGACCCAGGAATCCCATGCGCAGGACATGGCCCAGCGCGAGCAGCAGAAAATCGACATGGGCCGCGACCTGGAGTTTGACCAGAACTCGCTCGAACCCTTCTTCAAGAATCCGATCGTCCTGGGCGGCGTGGGACTCACGGTGCTCTCGATCATCCTGGGCATCGTGGGCAGCGCGGCGGACATTAACATCCTGCGCAAGCTGATCCTCCTGCTGCCGGTCGGCATGGGCGTGGCGGGCTTCGGCTACTACCTGTGGTTCGAGCGCTCCAAGAAGGTCAAAGCGGCCGAGGAGAAATTTCAGGAACTGGTCACCAGCATCGATGAAGCCCATCGGCGTTTCGATGTGGATAGCGCCATGGTGAAGGGGCTCCTTCAGAAAATGGGCGTCGATGACGTCAAGGAAATCCTCGAGCGCATCCGCGGCGCGAAGAAATACAAGCAGGGCGTTGCCGAGCTGGAGAGCCAGCTCGAAGCCCAGCGCAACCAGCCCGAGGTGAAGCAGGCCATTGAAGAGATGAGCGGCCTCGAAAAGCGCATCGAGGAACTGCAGGACCAGATCGCCCAGTTCGGCGGGATGGGCATGGACTCAACCCAGATCAAGATCGAGATCGACCGACTGGAGGCCGAGCTTGCAGGCGGCGGGGTGACGAACCCGGGACTCAGCTCACCGGGCCTGAGTTCCCCCGGCCTCGGCGCGCCGGCGGCCGCGGGCGAGGGCAGCGGCGGAGGCGTGGGCGCGCTGCTCAGCGCCGCGGCCGAAGTGCGCGGGCAGGACCCGGGTGACTTCAGTTTGGAGGAGCACGATCGTCTGCTCTCGCGCATCGGTGCCTTTACCGGCAGCCGCCACCCCTCGGGTGAGCTTTATGATGGCGAGCTCAAACTGGCGGCCGGCAACGGGCAGCTCGTCGAGTGGGAGAAGCTCTCAAACTCTACGAAAGAAGCGGCCTACCTGGCCGTGGCACTCGGAACGGCGGAGACCCTCCAGAGCAAGTTCCCGCTGGTGTGGGACGACATCGCCGCGCGCTTCGATGAAGAGCGCATCGGCTCGATCGCCGGCGCGGTGAAGTCGCTGGTAGCCGCCTCGCTGGGGCAGGCCATCTGGATGACCAGCCGCAAGGAACTGGCCGCGCTGGCCGACCACATGGTGCGACTGCCCAAATAG
- the rplS gene encoding 50S ribosomal protein L19 has protein sequence MDPRIQNLEAEQIKSDIPEFEPGDTVSVHVRVREGNKERIQIFTGVCIARKNAGLRSSFTVRKVASGVGVERVFPINAPVVDKIEVKARGRVRRAKLYYLRDRSGKSARIKERPRR, from the coding sequence ATGGACCCGCGAATTCAGAACCTGGAAGCCGAACAGATCAAGAGCGACATCCCCGAGTTTGAACCCGGTGATACGGTTTCGGTTCACGTGCGTGTCCGTGAAGGCAACAAGGAGCGCATCCAGATTTTTACCGGCGTTTGCATCGCCCGGAAAAATGCGGGTCTGCGTTCCTCTTTCACCGTTCGTAAGGTAGCCTCCGGCGTAGGGGTGGAAAGAGTATTTCCGATCAACGCGCCGGTCGTCGACAAGATCGAGGTCAAGGCGCGCGGACGTGTACGCCGGGCCAAGCTCTACTACCTGCGCGACCGCAGCGGTAAGTCTGCACGCATCAAAGAACGGCCCCGGCGCTAA
- the trmD gene encoding tRNA (guanosine(37)-N1)-methyltransferase TrmD, with protein MSLRIDVLTLFPELVAPYTETSIVGRAAERGLVSFGIHSFRDYAPPPHHHVDDTPYGGGGGMVLKPDPVIACVRGLEAYDEKSRVIVLAARGRPWRDADAREIADAGGHVVILCGRYEGIDQRIVDVLGAEEVSIGDFVVSGGEVGACAVLDSIVRLIPEATGDDSARESDSYGDGLLEYPHYTRPPEFEGHSVPPELLTGDHAKVARWRRDRSLEQTLKVRPDLLLAAWEAGRLDKADLKALAALGWNPPGKSSETP; from the coding sequence GTGAGCCTTCGCATCGATGTCCTCACGCTCTTTCCCGAGCTGGTTGCCCCCTACACCGAGACCTCCATTGTCGGGCGCGCCGCCGAGCGCGGGCTTGTGTCCTTCGGCATTCACAGCTTTCGCGACTACGCCCCGCCGCCCCACCACCACGTGGACGACACACCCTACGGCGGCGGCGGGGGAATGGTGCTCAAGCCCGACCCGGTGATCGCGTGCGTGCGGGGTCTCGAGGCTTACGACGAGAAGAGCCGCGTGATCGTGCTTGCCGCGCGCGGCCGCCCCTGGCGCGATGCCGATGCGCGCGAGATCGCCGATGCCGGCGGCCACGTGGTCATCCTGTGCGGGCGCTACGAAGGAATCGACCAGCGCATCGTCGACGTGCTGGGCGCCGAAGAGGTCTCAATCGGGGACTTCGTTGTCTCCGGCGGGGAAGTCGGCGCCTGCGCGGTGCTCGACTCCATCGTGCGTCTCATCCCCGAAGCGACCGGGGATGACTCGGCCCGCGAGAGCGATTCCTACGGTGATGGGCTGCTCGAATATCCCCACTACACGCGCCCGCCGGAATTTGAAGGCCATTCAGTTCCGCCCGAGCTGCTGACCGGCGATCATGCCAAAGTGGCCCGCTGGCGCAGGGATCGCTCGCTCGAACAGACGCTCAAGGTGCGCCCCGACCTGCTGCTGGCTGCCTGGGAGGCCGGCCGGCTCGACAAGGCCGATCTCAAGGCGCTGGCGGCCCTGGGCTGGAATCCGCCAGGGAAAAGCAGCGAAACCCCCTGA
- the rimM gene encoding 16S rRNA processing protein RimM encodes MSKAETKWVAVGAVGRAHGVRGEVYLRLTPGTELDVEPDMVVRLTREGPHEVRETTVTSTRGSADSPIVSFAGIEGRESVAEWTLAKVEVPADTLPELEEDEFYFHEVLGARLLGRDGKELGTVGDVWDGGGRFYLVCKTAKGEAYLPVSNETLLEIRADAHEVIIDPAEMIYPDEVEA; translated from the coding sequence ATGAGCAAAGCCGAAACAAAATGGGTGGCCGTCGGGGCCGTGGGCCGCGCGCACGGGGTGCGCGGCGAGGTCTATCTGCGTCTGACGCCTGGCACCGAGCTGGACGTGGAGCCGGATATGGTCGTGCGTCTTACGCGGGAGGGACCGCATGAAGTGCGCGAGACGACCGTGACGTCGACGCGTGGCAGTGCCGATTCGCCCATTGTGAGCTTTGCGGGAATCGAGGGGCGCGAGAGCGTTGCGGAGTGGACGCTGGCCAAGGTCGAAGTCCCGGCCGATACGCTGCCGGAACTCGAAGAAGACGAATTCTATTTCCACGAAGTCCTTGGCGCCCGGCTCCTCGGCAGGGACGGCAAAGAGCTGGGTACGGTAGGCGATGTCTGGGATGGCGGTGGACGTTTCTATCTCGTCTGCAAGACTGCGAAGGGGGAGGCCTATCTTCCCGTGAGCAACGAGACGCTGCTGGAGATCCGCGCCGACGCCCATGAGGTCATCATCGATCCCGCCGAGATGATCTATCCCGACGAGGTGGAAGCGTGA
- a CDS encoding KH domain-containing protein, which produces MEALIVFMARQLVDDPEQVSVKEVAGDVSSVFELSVAESDLGKVIGKSGRTARAMRTILSAASVKSGKRAVLEILE; this is translated from the coding sequence ATGGAGGCGCTCATCGTCTTCATGGCCCGTCAGTTGGTCGATGATCCCGAGCAGGTTTCCGTCAAGGAAGTCGCCGGTGACGTGAGCTCGGTATTCGAGCTGAGCGTCGCTGAATCCGACCTCGGCAAGGTGATCGGCAAGAGCGGGCGCACCGCGCGCGCGATGCGCACGATTTTGAGCGCTGCTTCGGTGAAGTCCGGCAAGCGTGCCGTTCTCGAAATCCTCGAGTAG
- the rpsP gene encoding 30S ribosomal protein S16: MAVVIRLARHGTHKRPFYRVVAADKQFARDGRFLEVLGTFNPMTRKDQVTLNSERVDYWMSVGAKPSPTVLKLIRGQKAAAPAAEAGESAEA, translated from the coding sequence ATGGCTGTTGTAATTCGACTCGCACGACATGGAACCCACAAGCGACCCTTTTACCGGGTCGTGGCCGCCGACAAGCAGTTTGCGCGTGATGGCCGTTTCCTGGAGGTCTTGGGCACCTTTAACCCCATGACCCGCAAGGATCAGGTCACGCTCAACTCCGAGCGCGTTGACTACTGGATGAGCGTTGGCGCCAAGCCCTCGCCCACCGTGCTCAAGCTCATTCGTGGCCAGAAGGCCGCTGCTCCCGCTGCTGAAGCAGGCGAGAGCGCCGAAGCCTGA
- the ffh gene encoding signal recognition particle protein: MFDSLSDKLTGALRKVTGYAKLSEKNVSDALAEVRMSLLEADVNFQVAKDFIAHVKERALGEEVQKNLNPSQMFVKIVHEELVKLLGQDAAPLNLAVAPPMVILMAGLQGSGKTTSAGKLAMHLRDREKRSPLLVPADVYRPAAIDQLRTLGERMEIPVADSAPDRDPVQICTNAIERAKREGLDVVILDTAGRLQVDEELMAELERIVEATQPTEVLFVADSMTGQEAVNVSKAFDERLALDGIILTKLDGDARGGAALSIKAVTGKPIKFVGVGEKAADLEPFYPDRMASRILGMGDVLSLIEKAEREFDEKQAEKLEKKMRRNEFDLEDFRDSIVQMKKLGSVESIFKMLPGVPPALKKAQNFAQAEQELKRVEAIINSMTPRERQDHKIINGSRRKRIAAGSGTKVQDVNRLLKSYLEMRKMMKKMNKFGMPNLGAMMGGKNPF, from the coding sequence GTGTTCGATTCGCTCTCAGATAAATTGACGGGCGCCCTGCGCAAGGTCACAGGCTACGCCAAGCTCTCGGAGAAAAACGTCTCCGATGCCCTGGCCGAAGTGCGCATGTCGCTGCTCGAAGCCGACGTCAACTTCCAGGTAGCCAAGGACTTCATCGCACACGTCAAGGAACGCGCGCTGGGTGAAGAGGTTCAGAAGAATCTCAATCCCTCGCAGATGTTCGTGAAGATCGTCCACGAGGAACTGGTCAAGCTCCTCGGGCAGGACGCCGCCCCGCTCAATCTGGCGGTGGCGCCGCCGATGGTCATCCTGATGGCCGGCCTCCAGGGCTCGGGCAAGACGACCAGCGCCGGCAAGCTGGCCATGCACCTGCGCGATCGCGAGAAGCGCAGCCCGCTGCTTGTCCCCGCCGACGTCTACCGTCCCGCTGCAATCGATCAGCTCCGCACCCTTGGCGAGCGCATGGAGATCCCCGTCGCCGACAGCGCGCCCGACCGCGACCCGGTGCAGATCTGCACGAACGCCATCGAGCGCGCCAAGCGCGAGGGACTCGACGTCGTCATCCTCGATACCGCCGGCCGCCTGCAGGTGGACGAAGAGCTCATGGCCGAGCTCGAGCGCATCGTCGAAGCGACGCAGCCCACCGAAGTCCTTTTCGTCGCCGATTCCATGACCGGTCAGGAAGCGGTGAACGTCTCCAAGGCCTTCGATGAGCGCCTCGCGCTCGACGGCATCATTCTGACCAAGCTCGACGGCGATGCCCGCGGCGGCGCGGCGCTCTCGATCAAGGCGGTCACCGGCAAGCCCATCAAGTTCGTGGGCGTCGGCGAAAAGGCCGCCGATCTCGAGCCCTTCTATCCCGACCGGATGGCCTCGCGCATCCTGGGCATGGGCGACGTCCTTTCGCTGATCGAGAAGGCCGAGCGTGAGTTCGACGAGAAGCAGGCCGAAAAGCTCGAAAAGAAGATGCGTCGCAACGAGTTCGACCTCGAGGACTTCCGCGACTCCATCGTGCAGATGAAGAAACTCGGCTCGGTCGAGAGCATTTTCAAGATGCTCCCGGGCGTGCCGCCGGCCCTCAAGAAGGCCCAGAATTTTGCCCAGGCAGAGCAGGAGCTCAAGCGTGTGGAGGCGATCATCAACTCGATGACCCCGCGCGAGCGCCAGGACCACAAGATCATCAACGGTTCGCGCCGCAAGCGCATTGCCGCCGGCTCTGGCACGAAGGTTCAGGATGTGAACCGCCTGCTCAAGAGCTATCTGGAAATGCGCAAGATGATGAAGAAAATGAACAAGTTCGGCATGCCCAACCTTGGGGCCATGATGGGCGGGAAAAACCCGTTTTGA